From the Gordonia bronchialis DSM 43247 genome, one window contains:
- a CDS encoding ParB/RepB/Spo0J family partition protein, translating to MSPKDSAPGKTAPKPVTKPAAQRRGGLGRGLAALIPTGPSDDQATGAPRMGSAAADVVIGKSSAAGSAPATGSAPATGSVPSAGPDGTSVHSSETGTGTATATIPAPATTPLPHDEVGAVYREIPPAQIEPNPNQPRTVFDEDALAELVHSITEFGLMQPIVVRELPEPTPEGVRFQLVMGERRWRASQEAGLEAIPAIVRETPDGDMLRDALLENIHRAQLNPLEEAAAYQQLLDEFGVTHEELAARLGRSRPLISNMIRLLKLPIPVQRRVAAGVLSAGHARALLSLETGSDAQEALAARIVAEGLSVRATEEAVTLANRDDGSGGRSPASPKRRQMQMPGLQDLAERLSDRLDTRVTVGLGKRKGKIVVEFGSVEDLERIVGVIDPTK from the coding sequence ATGAGCCCCAAGGATTCCGCTCCGGGAAAGACCGCTCCCAAGCCTGTCACCAAGCCCGCGGCACAGCGCCGGGGTGGTCTCGGTCGAGGCCTGGCGGCCCTCATTCCGACCGGGCCCAGCGACGATCAGGCGACCGGCGCTCCGCGCATGGGCTCGGCCGCCGCCGACGTCGTCATCGGTAAGTCATCGGCCGCTGGCTCTGCCCCTGCCACCGGCTCTGCCCCTGCCACGGGTTCGGTACCGAGCGCCGGTCCGGACGGTACCTCGGTTCACTCATCGGAGACCGGAACCGGAACTGCGACCGCGACGATCCCGGCGCCGGCCACCACTCCCCTCCCGCACGATGAGGTCGGTGCCGTCTACCGCGAGATCCCGCCCGCGCAGATCGAACCCAACCCGAATCAGCCCCGTACCGTCTTCGACGAAGACGCGCTTGCCGAGCTGGTCCACTCGATCACCGAGTTCGGACTGATGCAGCCGATCGTCGTCCGTGAGCTTCCCGAACCCACACCCGAGGGCGTGCGGTTCCAACTGGTGATGGGTGAGCGTCGCTGGCGGGCCAGCCAGGAAGCGGGTCTCGAGGCGATCCCGGCGATCGTCCGGGAGACTCCCGACGGCGATATGCTGCGTGACGCGCTGCTGGAGAACATCCACCGGGCACAGCTCAACCCGCTGGAGGAGGCGGCAGCCTATCAGCAGTTGCTCGACGAGTTCGGTGTCACGCATGAAGAGCTCGCCGCTCGGCTCGGACGCTCGCGGCCGCTGATCTCCAACATGATCCGGTTGCTGAAGCTACCGATTCCCGTGCAACGACGCGTGGCCGCGGGAGTGCTGTCGGCCGGTCACGCACGCGCTCTGCTCTCGCTCGAGACGGGTAGTGACGCCCAGGAGGCGCTCGCCGCGCGGATCGTCGCCGAGGGCCTGTCGGTACGTGCCACCGAGGAGGCGGTCACTCTTGCGAACCGCGATGACGGATCCGGTGGCCGGTCCCCCGCGTCGCCGAAGCGCCGGCAGATGCAGATGCCGGGCCTCCAGGATCTCGCCGAGCGACTTTCCGACCGACTCGACACGAGGGTTACAGTCGGATTGGGCAAACGAAAGGGCAAGATCGTGGTCGAGTTCGGATCGGTGGAGGACCTCGAGCGAATCGTCGGGGTCATCGATCCCACGAAGTGA
- the trxA gene encoding thioredoxin, producing the protein MGANTVAVNDTTFKDTVLGSDKPVLVDFWATWCGPCRMVAPVLEEIAGDHADKLTIAKLDVDESPATARDFQIMSIPTMILFENGQPTKTIVGAKGKAALLRELDAVVGTSA; encoded by the coding sequence ATGGGTGCAAACACCGTCGCCGTCAACGACACCACGTTCAAGGACACCGTGCTCGGCTCCGACAAGCCGGTACTCGTCGACTTCTGGGCAACCTGGTGCGGCCCGTGCCGCATGGTCGCACCGGTCCTCGAAGAGATCGCCGGTGACCACGCGGACAAGCTCACCATCGCCAAGCTCGACGTCGACGAGAGCCCCGCGACCGCCCGCGACTTCCAGATCATGTCGATCCCGACGATGATCCTGTTCGAGAACGGTCAGCCGACCAAGACCATCGTCGGCGCCAAGGGCAAAGCCGCGCTGCTGCGTGAACTCGACGCGGTGGTCGGTACCTCCGCCTGA
- a CDS encoding N-acetylmuramoyl-L-alanine amidase, translated as MPLFRLGDHGSAVAEIRSILAGRGLLSAPSSQPTGLTNGTRSADGWTAPEDIFDAETDHAVRAFQQERGLIVDGIVGPATYRALREASYKLGTRVLAFRFSAPMVGDDVATLQSRLQNLGYYTSLVDGVFGESTDNAVRLYQSEYGLSSDGICGPATLRSLERLGTRVTGGSPHAIREEEHVRRSGPRLTGKRILIDPGTGGLHPLSVGEIAETESRLLWDLAHRLEGRMTAAGMETFLSHDGRGRPTDEERARVANLMDADLMISLRCGYYPNPLAHGVASFYFGNSHGSFSTIGRNLAGFIQREIAARTPLADCRTHERTWDLLRLTRMPVALIDVGYITNPDDAATLSDSDYRNVIAEAILVAVKRLYLLGQDDRPTGSYTFAELLAAEEISR; from the coding sequence ATGCCATTGTTCCGCCTGGGGGATCACGGATCGGCGGTCGCCGAGATCCGGTCCATCCTGGCCGGTCGGGGCCTGCTCTCCGCTCCGTCGTCCCAGCCCACCGGCCTGACCAATGGCACCCGCAGCGCCGACGGGTGGACCGCACCCGAGGACATCTTCGATGCCGAGACCGACCACGCGGTCCGTGCCTTCCAGCAGGAACGCGGCCTCATCGTCGACGGCATCGTCGGGCCCGCCACATACCGCGCGCTACGTGAGGCCTCTTACAAGCTGGGCACCCGTGTTCTGGCCTTCCGGTTCTCGGCACCCATGGTGGGCGACGACGTCGCCACCCTGCAGAGTCGCCTGCAGAACCTGGGCTACTACACGTCGCTCGTCGACGGCGTCTTCGGCGAGAGTACCGACAATGCGGTACGCCTGTACCAGAGTGAGTATGGACTGTCCTCCGACGGCATTTGCGGGCCGGCCACGCTGCGCTCGCTCGAACGCCTCGGGACCCGGGTCACCGGTGGATCCCCGCACGCGATCCGCGAAGAAGAGCACGTTCGTCGCTCGGGTCCGCGACTGACCGGTAAGAGGATCCTCATCGATCCGGGAACCGGTGGGCTACACCCACTTTCGGTGGGGGAGATCGCCGAGACCGAATCCCGGTTGCTCTGGGATCTCGCGCACCGGCTCGAAGGTCGGATGACCGCCGCGGGCATGGAGACCTTCCTGTCCCACGACGGCCGCGGGCGCCCAACCGATGAAGAACGCGCTCGCGTCGCCAACCTGATGGACGCAGATCTGATGATCTCACTGCGCTGCGGCTACTATCCGAATCCGCTGGCGCACGGCGTCGCATCGTTCTATTTCGGTAACAGCCATGGCTCGTTCTCGACCATCGGACGCAACCTGGCCGGCTTCATCCAGCGTGAAATCGCTGCTCGGACACCACTTGCCGACTGTCGGACACACGAGCGCACGTGGGATCTGTTGCGCCTCACCAGAATGCCGGTGGCGCTCATCGACGTCGGATACATCACCAATCCGGACGACGCAGCGACGCTATCGGATTCGGACTATCGCAACGTCATCGCCGAGGCCATCCTAGTCGCGGTGAAGCGGCTCTATCTGCTCGGCCAGGACGACCGGCCCACCGGTAGCTACACCTTCGCCGAATTGCTTGCCGCCGAAGAGATCTCCCGCTGA